The genomic interval TGAAAATATTCTCAATGCCTCTCACGTGCTCTTTGTCCAGATGCCAGCCCTTACGATCAGTGGGAAGACGACATCGAGTTCAGAAAGGTAATGAATTATCGACACCCTTCCTATTACATTTCAATATatgtctctcctctttcttcccaTTTCCAGGTCTGACGTTTGTGATAAATAGTTTTTGAGGTTGTCAGTAAAGAGAGGAATATAATTAAGTTAAAGAGGAGGTTAAGGGGCAGTCGGGAGAATTCAAAGTCTATTTCGCACTTGTCATCATGATTGAAAGAGGGTGAGGATGCATGTATACAGGAAACCCCCCCACTCTATGAAAAGGGTAGTAAGGCAACGGAAATGAAAGGCAAATTGACATGAAGTGGATTttagtgataataataataataataataataataataataataataataatatttagtgGGAGTGATTGTagagatgtaaataaatagtcttgatgaccactcaaagctctttacagtacagttctacattcacccacacattcatacagtgcatctaatcgcagcactttgttattctatggggggccattcggggctcagcatcttgcccattgcaaatgggtcagactggggatcgaactgccgaccctcaggttggaggatgaccactctaccccctcagccaaagCCGCCCCAGATGTAGTAATGCTGTATGAACTGTGTGCTGAGAGCAGATACAACTGCAAATACATTCAGTCCAAATGCCTAGTGCACCAACAGCTgtactggagaaatgtgttcAGGATTGTGTGGAATGTTTAATAAACCCAATTTCATTTTAAGTCTTAATTAGTGAAAATAAGTCATCGTcgtcttcaccccccccccccccccccccggaaagTGTATTGGTCACTGGTGAATCTGTGAAACAGTGCTGTTGTTGGTTCATCATCAATTGTGTTGGTGTCTGTAGGTGCGTGGCATCCAGGGTGGTGATCTGAATGACGTCTTGTGGAGAGACCAGGATGAGGTGGGTAAAACACACTAGGAAATCACCTTTAAGGTTCATCATACTAatagtgttttaatatttcagtttcACTAATATTAATAAAGTTACTGTAAATATGACACATGTAGCTGGTGCATGCAGTTGCTTGTTGTCAGCTTTCCCACAGCAATGAAGTTCCTCAATAAGCCAGCAATAAGATGATCTAAAAATGATATGTGGTAGTTTTTTGGTATgaattacatatatataaaatacatatgTAGATTCCATATTCACTATGGAGTGGTACAGGGATGTACGCTGGACTGGTTACACACTCGTGGTGTCTGTGGTGTTTCCCCATGTTCCTTCCATTATCAACTAGAAATGTTTTTCCCCACAGGAACAAGTTCAGAATGTTTTCAAAAGAGTAAGTTTTCCTTATTGTTTATTATCTATTCAACTGTATTTCTAATTTGCGAGATTTGTTCAGCAGCGGTTCAATGACTTTTCGATTtcttatgtttttttccctcagtTTCTGTTTCATTACTCCAAAGCACTCGACTCTGTAGGAGCTGTACAGCACGAGGTGAGCGGTAAAAAACAAACCACTCTCGTCTTTTTGAGATTCATCGCTTTACACTAATTTGAAGGATAACACCTGCTCAGCTGACTGTGAACCTTTTGTGCCAGGCGTGTTTCATTAAAATCCATCCAATTATTCCCTGGAAAAATCTCAAACTCActatgtgaaaaaaaagaaagaaaagaaaatgggatCTGGCAGTCGTCCGTATCCGTGAAAAGATTTTATTAATTACAAATCTATGCAATACTTTCTATGTAATCCAAACACACTAAAAAATCtgaattaaattatattttttttggtgAAATAAAATGACCTAACTTTtagaaacataattttttttttacaaacagtaactcttttctttcctcctccagtctCACTCAGTTCACCCTCTGATGCGACTCTCGCCAAAGCTTTCCCAGAGGAGAAAGGTTCTACTTTTGGTGAGAAAACTTAAGATACATATCCACATCTTTAACTGTCAGCTGTACACTTTGAGAAAATTGAAGCGGTACAATGTGTAATTTTAAATTAGATGAAACAGGGCTATGACTCAGCACAGGGACATGTGAAAATGCTGTAGGAAGAGGATGCACACAGGAAAACGGCACATGACCAGAAGCCGTGAATCAGCGATTGAGAGGCGACAGCATGAATCACTGATCAGGTTCGATTTGCTGCTGACACTGacgtttctcttcctctgtctctctaatGAAACAGAAGATTTGAGTGCTGCCAGAGGGGCTGTTGTAAAAGACCAGTCTGAAGAACAAACAAGGAAAATCAGATCTGAcagaagaagagcagcagcaggaaacttCTCCTCCGGACGCCACCTTCAAAAAACTGATGGGACAACACATCTCCGACGTGGCTGACAGGCACATGGCTTTTTGTGaccagaaaaaaatgtattgtatagatggaaaaaaataacagagTGGCTGCCTCGTGTCTTCCTGcttccaaatgtaaaaaaagtaaTGTTTCCAAGCACAATATGTCATATTGCAcaagaaatatgtattttaatcttgaaacaaatcatttaaaagaagGTCTTAGGCAAGGTCTTTTAAGGTTAATGACAGATTCCAAAATATCACTTGGGGGAAAATACTGATTTTGTGGCAAAGTGGTGAACTCACATTTAATTTGACAGATTTTAAATGTACATGTACATTTAGTGACAAAATTAACatgaaacataataaaaaaaagttaaaatttgTCTTTGATTATTTGTAGAGATTCAGTGGATGCAGCTGGAAGTTATTAAAGTTAcaaaattcgtttttttttccgcGAGCATGTACAGGAAGTTTCAACAACGAGGTCGTACTGTAGGTTTGATACTTTGCCACCAAGTTCCTTGAGCAGGATTGATCCCagcacaacagcgccacctacatGGTCAAAACATGAAATGAGCTTGCTTATAAAGGAGATGCCTTCGATGCCCATATTATCATCAAATGTTTCAAGGTCCTATGAGTGTTTCCAACATAACAGCCGCATGGTGGTTCTGCTTTGgagtaacatgtttttttctaatcgtcctcctcctcagagtcaCTGTCCTTTCGTGTGGGGAGCGAACATCTGATTGACGACATTAGCTTGTCTTCAATTTGCTTCTTCGGGTTTTCCTCCAGGTCCGTCTTCACCGCCCCGGATTCTGATAACCTCCACTCCAGCTCTGAGAGAATGACAGGACAAATCATAAATAATTAATTCGTAAAACATgatgaaatatacaaaatacatagaggaaaacaagaaaaaaaagaaaaaaaacgggCTGTTCAGTGATGCAGTTTTTCAGTAAGCAACTTTACACCTACCGTCAACTTTGAGGTTCATGCCCCCGAAGACCAGGGGGCCGATGAACTGGGCCTTCATCTCCCCCTCGTAATAGACAAAGATGGTGGGCAGGTTGCGATCGGGGTAGTTGGGGATGCAGGTGGTGGAGATTGACTTGATGAACTTGGTCTGCTGGAACTTCCTGGCCAGGACGCTCAGGTGTTGGTTGATGAGCGTACACAGAGGGATGCTGGCCAATAACATGAGCGGAGAGGAAAGAGCGGACAGatgttttaatgaaaaatgttgattaaaaatacaaaaattaaatataagtcCTGATATGAGTTTATAAGAGGCCAGAAGACAGAAATAAATACTCTCAAACCAGACAAGATCATATACTATTACATATTAAGAAATTATATAACCTAAAACTGGTAAAGATCATTAAAATCACAGACTTTCTGCTCTATTTCAATAAGCCTTTGACAGTTTTTGTCTCATCTTTGTTCAAGTGCCTGATGCGGTTGGATGACTCACCCCTGCTTGTAGAGGTGCAGCACCACCCAGATGCCTTCTCCGGCCTGATTCACCTCCTTGATGTAGTCTTGTGCATTGATTTCAAACACCTCCTTGAACACATTCTTCAACTGAGACGCCTTCCACTCAGAAAGACGCTTCTGTCTGCAAAGAGATGCAACACACGTCAGTGACATGACCTCAGTATACAATGAGTTAGAGATTCATATTTGAAAATAATTAGTAAATATTTGGGAGGATGAGGccattatatttaaatgaaatttgacaaaaatacttaaatcatTAGACAAATATATCAGACCCCAGTGTCCATGAGCTGCCTCCACTGGAGCTACAGGTAGTTAATCCGTCTGGACAATTAACACACTGACTGGTTGGCTTGGCTTGCTCCACAAAACAGGATG from Pleuronectes platessa chromosome 14, fPlePla1.1, whole genome shotgun sequence carries:
- the pdcl3 gene encoding phosducin-like protein 3, translating into MQDPNEDTEWNDILRKKGILPPKEIPKDDEEEELALQQQSVVKAYESMTLEELDENEDEFGEDDEAAMEMYRQKRLSEWKASQLKNVFKEVFEINAQDYIKEVNQAGEGIWVVLHLYKQGIPLCTLINQHLSVLARKFQQTKFIKSISTTCIPNYPDRNLPTIFVYYEGEMKAQFIGPLVFGGMNLKVDELEWRLSESGAVKTDLEENPKKQIEDKLMSSIRCSLPTRKDSDSEEEDD
- the nms gene encoding uncharacterized protein nms isoform X1, with protein sequence MLSCAYSCALFKPSRGQRCSDHTHTAARDRDPRAESSRTEPSGPVRTKRHSLSKPKRTDPGEEERVRRVMTLPTVRQLFIVCLFWFLGCCSSTDASPYDQWEDDIEFRKVRGIQGGDLNDVLWRDQDEEQVQNVFKRFLFHYSKALDSVGAVQHESHSVHPLMRLSPKLSQRRKVLLLVRKLKIHIHIFNCQLYTLRKLKRYNV